In Deinococcus depolymerans, the following are encoded in one genomic region:
- the sdaAB gene encoding L-serine ammonia-lyase, iron-sulfur-dependent subunit beta: MSLLDMIGPVMIGPSSSHTAGACRLGLVAHHLLGEAPRRAVIDLHASFAKTGRGHGTHLALIAGLLGMRPDDQRLPHAFAQAQAAGLTFDFRDADLGDVHPNTARVTVQGDTQTLTVQGSSTGGGVIQVAQVQGLGVNFSAASPTALLRYQDAVGMIARIASTIAADGVNIATLTCTRETRGGQALLAIELDQPLSPEALAFLNRWPDVNWVRMLPKLMDG, from the coding sequence ATGAGCCTCCTGGACATGATCGGCCCCGTCATGATCGGCCCCAGCAGCAGCCACACGGCCGGCGCCTGCCGTCTGGGCCTGGTCGCGCACCACCTGCTCGGCGAGGCGCCCCGGCGGGCGGTGATCGACCTGCACGCCTCCTTCGCCAAGACCGGCCGCGGGCACGGCACGCACCTCGCGCTGATCGCCGGCCTGCTGGGCATGCGGCCCGACGACCAGCGCCTCCCGCACGCCTTCGCGCAGGCGCAGGCGGCCGGACTGACCTTCGACTTCCGCGACGCGGACCTGGGCGACGTGCACCCCAACACAGCCCGCGTGACCGTGCAGGGCGACACGCAGACCCTGACCGTGCAGGGCAGCAGCACCGGCGGCGGCGTGATCCAGGTGGCGCAGGTGCAGGGCCTGGGTGTGAACTTCAGCGCCGCCAGTCCCACCGCCCTGCTGCGCTACCAGGACGCGGTCGGCATGATCGCCCGCATCGCCAGTACCATCGCTGCCGACGGCGTGAACATCGCGACCCTCACCTGCACCCGCGAGACGCGCGGCGGTCAGGCGCTGCTGGCCATCGAACTCGACCAGCCGCTGAGCCCCGAGGCGCTGGCGTTCCTGAACCGCTGGCCCGACGTGAACTGGGTGCGGATGCTGCCCAAACTCATGGACGGCTAG
- a CDS encoding IclR family transcriptional regulator gives MASSSLLSGAVDVLTAFDADHTEWRLSDLSRHLGVPTSTLHEQLLALVETGLLVRVARGRYRLGWRLLKLSSALYGSLPWYAPAHAAMERVARAAHRLAFLCVLDAASGRVLCIARSVQGRDGPPVAGELDFELPAHATASGKLLLAHAGQPLPRPAVTFTPSTVTDAGTWAAQAQAIRAEGYAVTADEWAAGTASLAVPVRGADGGVLAALGVSLPTRHLREREALLRALQDAADAVSWELGYRAVTTGRLRGAS, from the coding sequence ATGGCCTCCTCTTCCCTGCTATCCGGCGCGGTGGACGTACTGACTGCCTTCGACGCGGATCACACCGAGTGGCGCCTGTCGGACCTGTCGCGGCACCTGGGCGTGCCGACCAGCACCCTGCACGAGCAGCTGCTGGCGCTGGTCGAGACTGGCCTGCTGGTGCGCGTGGCGAGAGGCCGCTACCGGCTGGGGTGGCGGCTGCTGAAGCTGTCGAGCGCCCTGTACGGCAGCCTGCCCTGGTACGCGCCGGCGCACGCGGCGATGGAACGGGTCGCGCGGGCCGCGCACCGACTGGCGTTCCTGTGCGTGCTGGACGCAGCGTCGGGCCGGGTGCTGTGCATCGCGAGGAGCGTGCAGGGCCGAGATGGGCCGCCCGTGGCGGGCGAACTGGATTTCGAACTGCCGGCCCACGCGACGGCCAGCGGCAAGCTGCTGCTGGCCCACGCCGGTCAGCCCCTGCCGCGCCCGGCCGTGACGTTCACGCCCAGCACCGTCACGGACGCCGGCACCTGGGCGGCGCAGGCCCAGGCGATCCGCGCCGAGGGGTACGCGGTCACGGCGGACGAGTGGGCGGCCGGCACGGCCAGCCTTGCCGTCCCGGTCCGGGGTGCGGACGGCGGCGTGCTGGCCGCGCTGGGTGTCAGCCTGCCCACCCGGCACCTGCGCGAGCGCGAGGCGCTGCTGCGCGCCCTGCAGGACGCAGCGGACGCGGTCAGCTGGGAGCTGGGGTACCGCGCCGTCACGACCGGCCGCCTCCGGGGAGCGTCCTAG
- a CDS encoding glycosyltransferase, whose product MKITLIALGSRGDVQPYVALGLGLRRAGHAVRLASHEAFRALVTGAGLEFAPMRGDVQEVVNSPEMRAALASGNMLAINRVSARATQQGALLWAEDGLVAARDADLLVAGIGGMNVAQALSEKLRVPLVEAHVVPFHPTRAFPGAIFPPATARLGGWANRLSHVLTRQVMWQMFRSADSRARREVLGLSPAPLLGPRPLRPLPTLHGISPAVLPRPADWDVAQHLTGYWFLPQEAWTPPTALEAFLNAGPPPVSIGFGSMTTPDPQATTRAVVAALARSGQRAVLLSGWGGLSAADVPDTVFVTDSVPHDWLFPRVAATVHHGGAGTTAAGLAAGVPNVIVPFFGDQPFWGDRVQRLGVGPAPVPRRALNERTLADALTRAVTNPGMKERAAALGARIRAENGVARAAEVISGLAL is encoded by the coding sequence ATGAAGATCACGCTGATCGCGCTGGGGTCGCGCGGGGACGTGCAGCCGTACGTGGCGTTGGGGCTGGGGCTGCGCCGGGCGGGGCACGCGGTGCGGCTCGCCTCGCACGAGGCGTTCCGCGCGCTCGTGACGGGCGCGGGTCTGGAGTTCGCCCCGATGCGCGGGGACGTGCAGGAGGTCGTGAACAGCCCCGAGATGCGCGCCGCGCTGGCGAGCGGGAACATGCTGGCGATCAACCGGGTGTCCGCGCGCGCCACGCAGCAGGGGGCGCTGCTGTGGGCCGAGGACGGCCTCGTGGCCGCGCGGGACGCCGACCTGCTCGTGGCCGGCATCGGGGGCATGAACGTCGCGCAGGCCCTCTCGGAGAAGCTGCGCGTGCCGCTCGTGGAGGCGCACGTGGTGCCGTTCCATCCCACGCGGGCATTTCCGGGCGCGATCTTTCCACCGGCCACCGCGCGGCTGGGCGGCTGGGCGAACCGCCTGTCGCACGTCCTAACGCGGCAGGTAATGTGGCAGATGTTCCGCTCGGCCGACTCGCGCGCGCGGCGCGAGGTGCTGGGTCTCTCCCCCGCGCCGCTACTCGGCCCACGCCCGCTGCGGCCCCTACCGACCCTGCATGGCATCAGTCCGGCGGTCCTGCCGCGCCCCGCCGACTGGGACGTGGCACAGCACCTGACCGGCTACTGGTTCCTCCCGCAAGAGGCCTGGACGCCGCCGACCGCGCTGGAGGCGTTCCTGAACGCCGGGCCGCCCCCGGTATCCATCGGGTTCGGGAGCATGACCACCCCGGACCCGCAGGCGACCACCCGCGCGGTCGTGGCGGCCCTGGCGCGCAGCGGGCAGCGGGCGGTGCTCCTGAGCGGCTGGGGTGGCCTGAGTGCCGCCGACGTGCCGGACACGGTGTTCGTGACGGACAGCGTCCCGCACGACTGGCTGTTCCCGCGCGTGGCGGCGACCGTGCATCACGGCGGGGCGGGCACGACGGCGGCGGGCCTCGCGGCGGGCGTGCCGAACGTCATCGTGCCGTTCTTCGGGGATCAGCCGTTCTGGGGCGACCGCGTGCAGAGGCTGGGCGTGGGCCCTGCCCCGGTGCCCCGCCGCGCCCTGAACGAGCGGACGCTGGCAGACGCCCTGACGCGCGCCGTGACCAATCCCGGCATGAAGGAACGGGCGGCGGCCCTGGGCGCCCGCATCCGGGCGGAGAACGGGGTGGCGCGCGCGGCGGAGGTGATCTCGGGACTGGCGCTGTGA
- a CDS encoding helix-turn-helix domain-containing protein: MNTHSDKDKQAKRTSPRPADDPQRRATILRAAQVCFAQDGFHRTTMRAVARQAGLAEGTLYHHFRSKDDLLLGLFGALGEQARDSLDPAALAALNLRDFLRAFLAAPLTALAQDEAGLLRVILSEGLIRRDLGRAFADGLTGTADLGAQALAARPELRGVDTGELLRAGLTLVLGHCVQGALSGDPLPDPQVTAARVADVLLALVAAERA, encoded by the coding sequence GTGAACACTCACTCGGATAAGGACAAGCAGGCGAAGCGCACCTCGCCCCGCCCGGCGGACGATCCCCAGCGGCGGGCGACCATCCTCCGGGCGGCGCAGGTCTGTTTCGCGCAGGACGGCTTCCACCGCACGACCATGCGCGCGGTGGCGCGGCAGGCGGGACTGGCCGAGGGCACCCTCTACCACCACTTCCGCAGCAAGGACGACCTGTTGCTGGGCCTGTTCGGCGCGCTGGGAGAGCAGGCGCGCGACTCGCTCGATCCGGCGGCGCTGGCGGCCCTGAACCTGCGGGACTTCCTGCGGGCGTTCCTGGCCGCGCCCCTGACGGCGCTGGCGCAGGACGAGGCGGGGCTGCTGCGCGTGATCCTGTCCGAGGGCCTGATCCGCCGCGACCTGGGCCGCGCTTTCGCCGACGGTCTGACCGGGACGGCGGACCTGGGCGCGCAGGCGCTCGCGGCACGGCCCGAGTTGCGTGGCGTGGACACCGGCGAGCTGCTGCGCGCCGGCCTGACGCTGGTGCTGGGCCACTGCGTGCAGGGCGCACTGTCGGGCGACCCTCTCCCAGATCCGCAGGTGACAGCGGCGCGCGTGGCCGACGTGCTGCTGGCCCTGGTGGCGGCGGAGCGGGCATGA
- the hutU gene encoding urocanate hydratase, whose amino-acid sequence MTQPTTESAPVVRAPRGPHKTAKGWVQEAAKRMLMNNLDPDVAEHPDTLVVYGGRGKAARNWEAFHRIVETLDRLENDETLLIQSGKPVAVLKTHEWAPRVLLANSNLVPHWANWETFDKLDRAGLMMYGQMTAGSWIYIGTQGILQGTYETFAGAARKHFGGSLKGTITVTAGLGGMGGAQPLAVKLAGGVSITIEIDPTRIQKRLDTRYLDEVAPSLEDAIARAEGYKAGGVARSIGVQGNAADLVPQLVTMNWTPDLITDQTSAHDPMWGYLPILAPDEDADKLRTDHADEYRRRAYDAMAAHVRAILELQKRGAVAFDYGNNLRHRAQEAGVENAFDYPGFVPAFIRDSFCEGRGPFRWVALSGDPEDIRATDRALLDLFPNDERLQSWLRYAADQIAFQGLPARICWLGYKERDRAARLFNEMVADGRLKAPIVIGRDHLDAGSVASPYRETEAMLDGSDAVSDWPLLNFGLGIASGASWMSFHHGGGVGLGFSQHSGLVIVADGTEEAAQKLSRALTNDPGMGVIRHADAGYDHALDVARERGLDLPSLGIKDHSRDGQ is encoded by the coding sequence ATGACCCAGCCCACCACCGAATCCGCCCCCGTCGTCCGCGCCCCCCGTGGCCCCCACAAGACTGCGAAGGGCTGGGTGCAGGAGGCCGCCAAGCGCATGCTGATGAACAACCTCGACCCGGACGTCGCCGAGCACCCCGACACCCTGGTCGTGTACGGCGGGCGCGGCAAGGCCGCCCGCAACTGGGAGGCCTTCCACCGGATCGTGGAGACGCTCGACCGGCTGGAGAACGACGAGACGCTGCTGATCCAGTCCGGCAAGCCCGTCGCCGTGCTGAAAACGCACGAGTGGGCGCCGCGCGTGCTGCTCGCCAACTCCAACCTCGTGCCGCACTGGGCGAACTGGGAGACCTTTGACAAACTCGACCGGGCGGGGCTGATGATGTACGGCCAGATGACCGCCGGAAGCTGGATCTACATCGGCACGCAGGGCATCCTCCAGGGCACCTACGAGACCTTCGCGGGCGCGGCCCGCAAACACTTCGGCGGCAGCCTGAAAGGCACCATCACCGTCACCGCCGGACTGGGCGGCATGGGCGGCGCGCAACCGCTGGCCGTGAAACTCGCCGGGGGCGTCAGCATCACCATCGAGATCGACCCGACCCGCATCCAGAAACGCCTCGACACCCGCTACCTCGACGAGGTCGCCCCCAGCCTGGAGGACGCCATCGCCCGCGCCGAGGGGTACAAGGCCGGGGGCGTCGCCCGTTCCATCGGCGTGCAGGGTAACGCCGCCGACCTCGTCCCGCAGCTCGTCACCATGAACTGGACCCCGGACCTCATCACCGACCAGACCAGTGCACACGACCCCATGTGGGGCTACCTCCCCATCCTCGCGCCTGACGAGGACGCCGACAAACTCCGCACCGACCACGCCGACGAGTACCGCCGACGCGCATACGACGCGATGGCCGCGCACGTCCGCGCCATCCTCGAACTCCAGAAACGCGGCGCGGTCGCCTTCGACTACGGCAACAACCTCCGCCACCGCGCCCAGGAAGCGGGCGTGGAGAACGCCTTCGACTACCCCGGCTTCGTGCCCGCCTTCATCCGCGACTCCTTCTGCGAGGGCCGCGGCCCCTTCCGCTGGGTGGCCCTCAGCGGCGACCCCGAGGACATCCGCGCCACCGACCGCGCGCTGCTGGACCTCTTCCCCAACGACGAACGCCTGCAGAGCTGGCTCAGGTACGCCGCCGACCAGATCGCCTTCCAGGGCCTCCCCGCCCGCATCTGCTGGCTCGGGTATAAGGAACGCGACCGGGCTGCCCGCCTGTTCAACGAGATGGTCGCCGACGGCCGCCTGAAAGCCCCCATCGTCATCGGCCGCGACCACCTCGACGCCGGCAGCGTCGCCAGCCCCTACCGCGAAACGGAAGCCATGCTCGACGGCAGCGACGCCGTCAGCGACTGGCCCCTCCTGAACTTCGGCCTCGGCATCGCCTCCGGCGCCAGCTGGATGAGCTTCCACCACGGCGGCGGCGTCGGCCTGGGCTTCAGCCAGCACAGCGGCCTCGTCATCGTCGCCGACGGCACCGAGGAAGCCGCGCAGAAACTCTCCCGCGCTCTCACCAACGACCCCGGCATGGGCGTCATCCGCCACGCCGACGCCGGCTACGACCACGCGCTGGATGTGGCCCGCGAACGCGGCCTCGACCTCCCCAGCCTCGGCATCAAAGACCACTCCAGAGACGGGCAGTGA
- a CDS encoding arginase family protein, which yields MTQPTHLPYGGIATFARAPMVQPEGDWTADVAVLGIPFDIALGFRPGARFAPRALREASLRSVPPFTGLDGVTRLAGVTFADAGDVVLPSLEPELARQRISAAAELVRDRCSLPVFLGGDHSVTYPILRAFAGVPDLHVVQLDAHLDFTDTRNDTRYSNSSPFRRACEDLPNLVHITTIGLRGLRFDPEAVAAARARGHALIPMTDVAGDLPGVLEQLPRGKNVYLSVDVDAFDPSVIPGTSSPEPDGLTYAQGMAILAETARHNTIVGLDVVELAPNLDPTGRSELLMARLIMETLCAAQESGIFTS from the coding sequence GTGACCCAGCCCACCCACCTTCCTTACGGAGGAATCGCCACCTTCGCCCGCGCGCCGATGGTCCAGCCCGAGGGAGACTGGACGGCGGACGTGGCCGTGCTCGGCATTCCCTTCGATATCGCGCTGGGCTTCCGCCCCGGCGCCCGCTTCGCGCCGCGTGCGCTGCGGGAGGCGAGTCTGCGGAGCGTGCCGCCCTTCACGGGCCTGGACGGCGTGACGAGACTGGCGGGCGTGACCTTCGCGGACGCGGGGGACGTGGTGCTGCCCAGCCTGGAGCCGGAACTCGCGCGGCAGCGGATCAGCGCGGCGGCGGAACTCGTGCGGGACCGGTGCAGCCTGCCGGTGTTCCTGGGTGGCGATCACAGCGTGACGTACCCGATCCTGCGGGCGTTCGCGGGCGTGCCTGACCTGCATGTGGTGCAGCTGGACGCGCACCTGGACTTCACGGACACGCGAAACGACACCCGCTACAGCAACAGCAGCCCCTTCCGCCGCGCGTGCGAGGACCTGCCGAACCTCGTGCACATCACGACCATTGGCCTGCGCGGCCTGCGCTTCGACCCGGAAGCGGTCGCGGCGGCCCGTGCGCGCGGGCACGCATTGATCCCCATGACAGACGTCGCGGGTGACCTGCCGGGCGTGCTTGAGCAGCTGCCACGCGGGAAGAACGTGTACCTCAGTGTGGACGTGGACGCCTTCGACCCCAGCGTGATTCCCGGCACGAGCAGCCCCGAACCGGACGGCCTGACCTACGCCCAGGGCATGGCGATCCTGGCGGAAACTGCGCGGCACAACACCATCGTCGGCCTGGACGTGGTGGAACTCGCCCCGAACCTCGACCCCACCGGACGCAGCGAACTCCTGATGGCGCGGCTGATCATGGAGACGCTGTGCGCCGCGCAGGAATCTGGAATCTTCACGTCATGA